The following proteins come from a genomic window of Mesorhizobium sp. 131-2-1:
- a CDS encoding creatininase, which translates to MPDTSVFAAELPWPEYDAKVGDGSVPILLPIGSMEQHGHHMPMHVDVLLPVEFSRRVAGEIGALVAPPFTYGYKSHQKSGGGNHLPGTTSLDGATLVAALRDVIKEFARHGVRNICLMNGHFENSWFIVEGIDLALRELRWGGISDMKIVVLSYWDFVDKPTIARLYPNGFTGWDLEHGGVLETSLMLALFPNFVHLERAVDHEPASFPPYDVYPPRPEWTPVSGTLSSPKEASKAKGDILLDVCVTGIVKALRVEFPR; encoded by the coding sequence ATGCCGGATACAAGTGTTTTTGCCGCCGAACTGCCTTGGCCGGAGTACGACGCGAAGGTCGGGGACGGCTCCGTGCCCATCCTGCTGCCGATCGGGTCGATGGAGCAGCATGGCCACCACATGCCCATGCATGTCGACGTGCTCTTGCCCGTCGAATTCTCCCGCCGCGTCGCTGGCGAGATCGGCGCGCTTGTGGCGCCCCCTTTCACCTACGGCTACAAGTCGCATCAGAAGTCGGGGGGCGGCAATCACCTGCCGGGCACGACCAGTCTGGACGGCGCGACACTGGTCGCAGCACTCCGCGATGTCATCAAAGAATTCGCCCGCCACGGCGTGCGCAATATCTGCTTGATGAATGGCCACTTCGAGAACTCGTGGTTCATCGTCGAAGGCATAGATCTGGCACTGCGCGAACTGCGCTGGGGTGGCATTAGCGACATGAAGATCGTGGTGCTGTCTTATTGGGATTTCGTCGACAAGCCGACGATCGCGCGGCTCTATCCAAACGGGTTCACCGGCTGGGATCTGGAACACGGCGGCGTGCTCGAAACATCGCTGATGCTGGCGCTCTTTCCGAACTTCGTTCATCTCGAGCGCGCCGTCGATCATGAACCGGCGAGCTTTCCGCCCTATGATGTGTACCCGCCCAGGCCTGAATGGACACCGGTGAGCGGTACATTGTCCTCACCCAAGGAAGCCTCGAAAGCCAAAGGCGACATCTTGCTTGATGTCTGCGTGACGGGCATAGTCAAAGCCCTGCGGGTCGAGTTTCCGCGCTGA
- a CDS encoding M24 family metallopeptidase, whose translation MTDDMLHVMAWHNGEKEYSPFSDVEMNRRQTDIRRWMAENKVDATLFTSYHCINYYSGWLYCYFGRKYGMVIDHNKATTISAGIDGGQPYRRSFGDNVTYTDWRRDNFYRAVRQLTASSKRIGIEFDHVNLDFRRQLEQALPGVEFVDVAQPSMWMRSIKSLEEQKLIREGALVCDIGGAACVAAVKAGAPEHEVAIATTNAMIREIAKSYPYVELMDSWTWFQSGINTDGAHNPVTNRRVQSGDILSLNTFPMIFGYYTALERTLFCDHVDDASLDIWQKNVAVHRRGLELIKPGARCKDIAIELNEMYREWDLLKYRSFGYGHSFGVLCHYYGREAGIELREDIDTVLEPGMVVSMEPMVMMPQGMPGAGGYREHDILIVKQESAENITSFPFGPDHNIVRN comes from the coding sequence ATGACCGACGACATGTTGCACGTGATGGCGTGGCACAATGGCGAAAAGGAGTATTCGCCCTTCTCGGACGTCGAGATGAACCGTCGCCAGACCGACATTCGCCGCTGGATGGCGGAGAACAAGGTGGATGCAACACTCTTCACTTCCTATCATTGCATCAATTATTACTCCGGCTGGCTCTACTGTTACTTCGGTCGCAAATACGGTATGGTCATCGACCACAACAAAGCGACGACGATTTCCGCCGGTATCGACGGCGGTCAGCCTTATCGCCGCAGCTTTGGCGACAACGTCACCTACACTGACTGGCGCCGCGACAATTTCTATCGCGCGGTGCGCCAACTCACCGCCAGTTCAAAGCGCATCGGGATCGAGTTCGACCATGTGAACCTCGATTTCCGCCGTCAACTCGAGCAGGCGCTCCCAGGCGTTGAGTTCGTCGATGTCGCCCAGCCATCCATGTGGATGCGCTCGATCAAGTCTCTGGAGGAGCAAAAACTGATCCGCGAGGGGGCACTCGTCTGCGATATCGGCGGCGCCGCCTGCGTGGCTGCCGTTAAGGCCGGCGCGCCTGAGCACGAGGTGGCTATTGCAACGACCAACGCGATGATCCGGGAGATCGCGAAATCATACCCCTATGTCGAACTAATGGATAGCTGGACGTGGTTCCAGTCCGGCATCAATACCGATGGCGCCCACAACCCGGTGACCAACCGCCGCGTCCAGTCCGGCGACATCCTTTCGCTCAACACCTTCCCGATGATCTTCGGCTATTACACCGCGCTCGAACGCACACTGTTCTGTGACCATGTCGACGATGCCAGCCTCGACATCTGGCAGAAGAACGTCGCTGTCCATCGCCGTGGTCTCGAACTTATCAAGCCCGGCGCCCGCTGCAAGGATATCGCGATTGAGCTCAACGAGATGTACCGGGAGTGGGATCTGCTGAAATACCGCTCCTTCGGCTACGGCCATTCCTTCGGGGTGCTGTGTCATTACTATGGTCGCGAAGCGGGCATCGAACTTCGCGAGGACATAGACACAGTGCTGGAGCCCGGCATGGTTGTGTCCATGGAGCCGATGGTGATGATGCCGCAAGGCATGCCGGGTGCGGGCGGCTATCGCGAGCACGATATCCTGATCGTGAAGCAGGAAAGCGCGGAAAACATCACCAGCTTCCCCTTCGGCCCGGACCACAATATCGTCAGGAACTGA
- a CDS encoding M24 family metallopeptidase, producing the protein MPNELLRLQKMHNGEKAVATFSAAEMKRRQDGLRNILAELKLDAAVLTSYHNICYFSDFLFCYFGRRYAFVVTPEKAVSVSAGIDAGQPWRRTFGDNITYTDWQRDNYFYALQQTLPGVKRIGIEFDHVNLEFRKLLQDAFSNVEFVDVGAPTMWLRTIKSAEEIVLIKEGAHTADIGGEAIRNAIRENVPEYEVALAGTQSMVRHIAKTFPHAELMDTWVWFQSGINTDGAHNPVTSRKVQKGDILSLNCFPMISGYYTALERTLFLDHASDEHLRIWEINCDVHRRGLELLKPGARCGDVATELNEIYRSHNLLGYRSFGYGHSFGVLSHYYGREAGVELREDINTVLQPGMVVSMEPMLTIPEGLPGAGGYREHDILVMTGDGAENITKFPFGAEHNIVKA; encoded by the coding sequence ATGCCCAACGAATTACTACGTCTGCAGAAGATGCATAATGGCGAGAAGGCTGTCGCGACCTTCAGCGCCGCCGAGATGAAGCGCCGTCAGGACGGGCTACGCAACATTCTGGCCGAGCTGAAGCTCGACGCGGCGGTGCTGACATCCTACCACAATATCTGCTATTTCTCGGACTTCCTGTTCTGCTATTTCGGTCGCCGCTATGCTTTCGTGGTCACCCCGGAGAAGGCGGTGTCGGTTTCGGCCGGCATCGATGCCGGCCAGCCATGGCGCCGAACCTTCGGCGACAACATTACCTACACCGATTGGCAGCGCGACAATTACTTCTACGCCCTGCAGCAGACGCTGCCGGGCGTTAAGCGTATCGGCATCGAGTTCGATCACGTCAACCTCGAGTTCAGGAAACTCTTGCAAGACGCCTTTTCGAACGTCGAGTTCGTCGACGTCGGCGCGCCGACCATGTGGCTGCGCACGATCAAATCGGCCGAGGAAATTGTCCTGATCAAGGAAGGCGCACACACCGCCGATATCGGCGGCGAAGCCATTCGTAACGCGATCCGCGAGAACGTTCCCGAGTATGAAGTCGCACTGGCCGGCACGCAGTCCATGGTCCGGCACATCGCCAAGACCTTTCCGCATGCCGAACTGATGGACACCTGGGTCTGGTTCCAGTCGGGAATCAACACCGACGGCGCCCACAACCCGGTGACCTCGCGCAAGGTTCAGAAGGGCGACATCCTCTCGCTCAATTGCTTCCCGATGATTTCGGGCTACTACACCGCGCTCGAGCGCACGCTGTTCCTCGACCATGCCAGCGATGAGCACCTCCGTATCTGGGAGATCAACTGCGACGTCCACCGTCGCGGGCTGGAACTTCTGAAACCCGGCGCGCGCTGCGGCGATGTCGCGACGGAACTGAACGAAATCTACCGCAGTCACAATCTGCTCGGCTATCGTTCGTTTGGTTACGGCCACTCCTTCGGAGTGCTGTCGCACTACTATGGCCGCGAAGCCGGCGTCGAACTGCGCGAAGACATCAACACCGTGCTCCAACCAGGAATGGTCGTCTCCATGGAACCGATGCTGACCATCCCTGAAGGGCTGCCGGGTGCGGGCGGCTACCGCGAACACGACATTCTCGTGATGACCGGAGACGGCGCCGAAAACATCACCAAGTTTCCGTTCGGCGCGGAGCATAACATCGTCAAGGCATGA
- a CDS encoding LysR substrate-binding domain-containing protein, whose amino-acid sequence MRSIPTDLLRAFVTVIDLRGYTRAGEKLGRTQPAISLQMKRLQELLGVSLFAKEGGAQITEQGELVAGYARQILALNDDMMLKLSKRDNKGRLRLGIPNDYADHFLPKLMASLARDGGDLTFDVVCDLSHNLLQGLRNGLFDIVVAMTPDGPSEGAFMTWKETLAWVSGEQSPDLPGYVARQGELRIVCYPEGCLYRRNMLTALQRDGRNFEIVYTSPSLAGLEAAVGADFGITVLARRIIPAKLKIIEPSSHLPRLADVVVGIYVSPDRKRSSVAQSFAARFADMFVAGESASKAD is encoded by the coding sequence ATGCGCAGCATCCCGACCGACCTTCTCCGCGCCTTCGTCACAGTCATTGACCTGCGCGGCTATACACGGGCCGGAGAAAAGCTCGGCCGCACCCAACCGGCGATCAGCCTGCAGATGAAGCGGCTTCAAGAGCTGCTCGGCGTCTCGCTCTTCGCCAAAGAAGGCGGTGCACAGATCACCGAACAAGGTGAGCTCGTCGCCGGCTATGCTCGCCAGATCCTGGCCCTCAACGACGACATGATGTTGAAGCTCTCAAAGCGCGACAACAAGGGCCGGCTGCGACTCGGCATCCCTAACGACTACGCCGATCATTTCCTGCCCAAACTGATGGCAAGTCTGGCGCGCGACGGCGGCGACCTCACCTTCGACGTCGTCTGTGATCTGTCGCACAATCTGCTGCAGGGCCTGCGCAACGGCCTCTTCGACATTGTCGTGGCAATGACGCCTGACGGGCCTTCCGAAGGCGCGTTCATGACCTGGAAAGAGACGCTGGCATGGGTCTCCGGAGAACAATCCCCAGATCTGCCGGGGTATGTTGCACGACAAGGGGAACTGCGCATCGTCTGTTATCCCGAGGGATGCCTCTACCGCCGCAACATGCTGACCGCGCTGCAGCGCGACGGTCGCAATTTCGAGATCGTCTACACAAGCCCGAGCCTCGCGGGACTTGAGGCGGCGGTCGGCGCCGACTTCGGCATTACGGTGCTGGCGCGCCGGATCATTCCGGCAAAGCTCAAGATCATCGAACCTTCGAGCCATCTGCCCCGTCTCGCAGATGTCGTAGTCGGCATCTATGTCAGTCCGGACCGCAAGCGGTCCAGTGTGGCGCAGAGTTTTGCCGCTCGATTCGCCGATATGTTCGTCGCCGGCGAAAGCGCTAGCAAGGCTGACTGA
- a CDS encoding ABC transporter permease, with protein MWLPSYATLSDRLMRTLVVAFALAVLMFLIAPLFIIVPLSFSKDPFFTLPVREYSLRWYADFFGNARWMNAIFNSAVAAVMTTILATTLGTLAALGISRPDFPARRLIMALLISPMIVPIVIVAVGSYLFFGQFGLTNTRTGLILAHTALATPFVVITVTATLSTYDTNLTRAALSLGASPSSAFFRVTLPSIMPGVVSGAIFAFATSFDEVVVALFMTAAEQRTLPVQMFSGIRDQINPTIMAAATLLLALSITLFAMLALLTRRRLK; from the coding sequence ATGTGGCTGCCTTCTTACGCGACGCTGTCCGATCGCCTGATGCGCACGCTGGTGGTGGCGTTCGCCTTGGCGGTGCTCATGTTCTTGATTGCACCGCTGTTCATTATAGTGCCGCTGTCCTTCTCCAAGGACCCATTCTTCACCTTGCCCGTGCGGGAATATTCCCTGCGCTGGTATGCGGATTTCTTTGGCAATGCGCGCTGGATGAACGCCATCTTCAACAGCGCCGTTGCAGCGGTGATGACTACGATCTTGGCCACGACGCTCGGCACGTTGGCGGCCCTCGGCATCTCGCGTCCCGATTTCCCTGCGCGGCGGCTGATCATGGCATTGCTGATCTCGCCGATGATCGTGCCGATCGTCATTGTGGCTGTCGGCAGCTATCTCTTCTTCGGCCAGTTCGGCCTGACGAACACGCGTACCGGCCTCATCCTGGCGCATACTGCTCTGGCGACGCCTTTCGTGGTCATCACGGTGACAGCGACACTTTCCACCTATGATACAAATCTGACGCGGGCGGCATTGAGCCTCGGCGCCTCGCCATCGTCGGCGTTCTTTCGCGTAACGTTGCCAAGCATCATGCCGGGTGTGGTGTCCGGCGCGATCTTCGCCTTTGCGACATCGTTCGACGAGGTGGTCGTTGCGCTGTTTATGACGGCGGCCGAGCAGCGCACCCTTCCGGTGCAGATGTTTTCCGGCATTCGCGACCAGATCAATCCTACCATCATGGCAGCCGCGACGCTGTTGCTTGCGCTGTCCATCACCCTGTTCGCGATGCTGGCCCTGCTGACCCGACGTCGCCTGAAGTAG
- a CDS encoding ABC transporter permease — MTVAEIDRVNIFMAVRRAEKPARRAALSLALPLIVFLVVAFVAPILYLLVTAVGNPETNEVLPRTLGALESWDGVSTPDEPVYAALAADLKVAKANSTAALLGKRLNYEISGMRSRVLAAARMVEKLDTGLYREKFLEMNRDWGSPETWAIIKRNGASFTPYYLLTALDLKQTPNGSIERVQGDQAIFLDVLGRTLFVAGLVTLFTLILGYPVAYVLTIAPKAIAGIMILMVLLPLWTSLLVRTTAWVVLLQSDGIINDVLMTLHLTGERLQLIFTRVGTVIAMTHIQLPFTILPIYSVMRSIPTTQLRAARSLGAPPSSAFWRIYAPQTLPGVVAGCLMTFILSLGYYITPALVGGPRDQMVSNFISVYINRDLNWGLAAALGVVLLVVTLAIYLLFLRLVGADKIKLG; from the coding sequence ATGACAGTAGCAGAGATAGACCGCGTCAACATCTTTATGGCCGTACGTCGGGCCGAGAAACCCGCCAGGCGCGCTGCGCTTTCGCTAGCTCTGCCGCTGATCGTCTTCCTGGTGGTCGCCTTTGTCGCTCCAATCCTTTACCTGCTGGTCACGGCGGTAGGCAATCCGGAGACAAATGAGGTGCTGCCTCGCACATTGGGCGCTCTCGAAAGCTGGGATGGTGTTTCGACGCCGGACGAGCCGGTCTACGCCGCGCTCGCCGCTGATCTCAAGGTCGCAAAGGCCAACAGCACGGCTGCCTTGCTGGGCAAGCGTCTCAACTACGAGATTTCCGGCATGCGCAGCCGCGTGCTAGCGGCAGCGCGGATGGTCGAAAAACTCGATACAGGCCTGTATAGGGAAAAGTTCCTCGAGATGAACAGGGATTGGGGCTCTCCAGAGACCTGGGCGATCATTAAGCGCAATGGTGCTTCTTTCACGCCTTACTATCTGCTGACCGCGCTCGACCTCAAGCAGACACCGAACGGTTCGATCGAACGTGTCCAGGGCGATCAGGCGATTTTCCTCGACGTATTGGGGCGCACGCTGTTCGTAGCCGGGTTGGTGACGCTGTTTACCTTGATCCTAGGCTATCCCGTCGCCTACGTGCTGACAATCGCTCCCAAGGCAATCGCCGGCATCATGATTCTGATGGTGCTTCTGCCGCTATGGACATCGCTGCTCGTTCGCACCACGGCATGGGTGGTGCTTCTGCAGTCAGATGGGATCATCAACGACGTGCTGATGACCTTGCATCTGACAGGCGAGAGGCTTCAACTCATCTTCACGCGCGTCGGAACGGTCATCGCGATGACGCACATTCAGTTGCCCTTTACTATCCTCCCAATTTATAGCGTCATGCGCTCGATTCCGACCACACAGCTCAGAGCGGCTCGCTCGCTCGGGGCTCCGCCGTCCTCCGCCTTCTGGCGCATCTACGCGCCGCAGACGCTGCCTGGCGTCGTCGCCGGATGCCTGATGACTTTCATACTATCGCTTGGCTACTACATCACGCCGGCGCTTGTCGGTGGGCCACGCGACCAGATGGTGTCCAACTTCATTTCAGTTTACATCAACCGCGATCTCAACTGGGGTTTGGCCGCCGCCCTCGGTGTGGTCTTGCTTGTCGTGACGCTTGCCATCTACCTGTTGTTCCTGCGCCTCGTCGGCGCGGACAAGATCAAGCTGGGGTGA
- a CDS encoding ABC transporter ATP-binding protein encodes MSLATDNPVDALVRFEDVKKSYDGVNFVVKDLNLDVFRGEFLTMLGPSGSGKTTTLMMLGGFEQPTLGHILLDGKPVERLPPEKRNIGFVFQNYALFPHMTVAENVAFPLRYRGIAGAAAKEKVRQALGRVSLEALGDRRPAQLSGGQQQRVALARALVFEPSLVLMDEPLGALDKQLRERMQIEIKQLQTTLGITMVYVTHDQSEALTMSDRIAVFHDGRIQQLADPKTLYDEPSNRFVASFIGENNTLPCTLLGREGGVTVVRMADGTTLKAAGAIVSGTGAEDMSVSVRPENISLAGEGVRAGLNRFTGKARDVFFLGDHMRLSVEAFGGQLITARIPARQARHFALGTDVALECGISECRLLEV; translated from the coding sequence ATGTCACTTGCGACGGACAACCCAGTCGATGCCCTCGTTCGATTCGAGGACGTGAAAAAATCCTACGACGGCGTCAACTTCGTCGTGAAAGACCTCAACCTCGACGTCTTTCGCGGCGAGTTCCTGACCATGCTGGGTCCTTCAGGCTCGGGTAAGACCACGACGTTGATGATGCTGGGCGGTTTCGAACAGCCGACGCTCGGCCATATCCTGCTCGACGGCAAGCCTGTCGAGCGGTTGCCTCCCGAGAAACGCAACATCGGCTTTGTGTTCCAAAACTATGCCCTGTTTCCACACATGACGGTGGCGGAGAATGTTGCGTTTCCGCTGCGCTATCGCGGCATTGCCGGCGCCGCCGCCAAGGAAAAGGTTCGCCAGGCGCTCGGCCGCGTCAGTCTCGAAGCGCTGGGCGATCGTCGCCCGGCGCAGCTTTCCGGCGGCCAGCAGCAGCGCGTCGCTTTGGCTCGCGCCTTGGTATTCGAGCCTTCATTAGTGCTCATGGACGAGCCGCTCGGCGCGCTCGACAAACAGTTGCGCGAACGCATGCAGATCGAGATCAAGCAACTCCAGACCACGCTCGGCATCACCATGGTCTACGTTACTCACGACCAGTCCGAAGCGTTGACGATGTCGGACCGCATCGCCGTCTTCCACGATGGGCGTATCCAGCAGCTTGCGGATCCGAAAACACTGTACGACGAGCCGTCCAATCGCTTCGTCGCCTCATTTATCGGCGAGAACAACACACTGCCGTGCACCTTGCTCGGACGGGAAGGAGGCGTGACCGTCGTGCGTATGGCCGACGGCACGACGTTGAAGGCCGCCGGCGCTATTGTGTCCGGCACGGGCGCAGAAGACATGAGTGTATCCGTACGGCCGGAGAACATTTCGCTGGCCGGCGAGGGTGTCCGTGCCGGTCTTAACCGTTTCACGGGCAAGGCGCGCGACGTCTTCTTCCTCGGCGACCATATGCGGCTGTCGGTCGAGGCGTTTGGCGGCCAACTCATCACCGCGCGCATCCCGGCGCGGCAGGCGCGGCACTTCGCATTGGGCACGGATGTCGCCCTCGAATGCGGCATTTCCGAATGCCGTCTGCTGGAGGTGTGA
- a CDS encoding ABC transporter substrate-binding protein, with translation MRHRLTSRVLTLSLVALAPLCSNAARAQDTLSVMSFGGAYQEAQRKAVFETYAAETGAKIDEQEYGGEIAKIKAMIESGNTTIDVVDVDAPTLLQGCDEGIFEKIDWAKIGPQDDWIKGTTSECGVGTIVYATILAYDGAKLADGPKTIKDLFDNKKFPGKRGLWKNPATNLEFALLADGVAPDQVYETLSTPAGVDRAFAKLDTIKDSIVWWEAGAQAPQLLASGEVTMTTAWNGRIYNANKEGKDFRIVWDNQILDSNYWVIPKGAKNADGSLAFIKYAVEPKVLAGITKYIPYGPVRKSAAEFVAPEDAKNLPTSPQNLTVSLTLNNGFWADNGDEIRKRFTTWLSQ, from the coding sequence ATGAGACATCGCTTAACAAGTCGCGTGCTGACCTTATCACTGGTGGCGCTTGCCCCGCTTTGTTCGAATGCAGCGCGAGCGCAAGACACGCTTTCGGTCATGAGTTTCGGTGGCGCTTACCAGGAAGCGCAACGCAAGGCAGTGTTCGAAACCTATGCCGCCGAGACCGGGGCCAAGATCGATGAGCAGGAATATGGCGGCGAGATCGCCAAGATCAAGGCGATGATCGAATCCGGCAATACCACCATAGATGTCGTCGATGTCGATGCGCCGACACTGCTGCAAGGGTGCGACGAAGGTATCTTCGAAAAGATCGACTGGGCGAAAATCGGACCCCAGGACGATTGGATCAAGGGCACGACCTCGGAATGCGGCGTCGGTACGATCGTCTATGCGACGATCCTTGCTTACGACGGCGCCAAGCTGGCGGACGGTCCGAAGACGATCAAGGATTTGTTCGACAACAAGAAGTTCCCGGGAAAGCGCGGCCTCTGGAAAAACCCTGCAACCAACCTGGAATTCGCGTTGCTCGCCGATGGCGTAGCGCCTGACCAGGTCTACGAAACGCTGTCGACCCCGGCGGGCGTCGATCGTGCCTTCGCCAAGCTCGACACGATCAAGGACAGCATTGTGTGGTGGGAAGCCGGCGCCCAGGCACCGCAGTTGCTCGCTTCGGGTGAGGTGACTATGACGACCGCGTGGAACGGTCGCATCTACAACGCCAACAAGGAAGGCAAGGATTTCCGGATCGTCTGGGACAACCAGATCCTCGATTCCAATTACTGGGTAATCCCCAAGGGTGCTAAGAATGCTGACGGATCGCTTGCCTTTATTAAGTACGCCGTTGAGCCTAAAGTTCTGGCGGGCATCACCAAATACATTCCTTATGGACCGGTGCGGAAATCGGCGGCCGAGTTCGTGGCACCCGAGGATGCCAAGAATCTGCCGACCAGTCCACAGAATCTGACGGTTTCCTTAACCCTCAACAATGGTTTCTGGGCTGACAACGGAGACGAAATACGCAAGCGGTTCACGACCTGGCTTTCGCAGTAG
- a CDS encoding DUF982 domain-containing protein produces the protein MSEAWFSKPVSVTTGIGGDIRNLLNAQQAIDLLGGNWRDAGSQKHRSALRACRQAINGGVSADVAREVFVEAAREAHILVE, from the coding sequence ATGTCCGAAGCGTGGTTTTCCAAGCCGGTGTCGGTCACCACCGGCATTGGCGGAGACATTCGCAATCTCTTGAACGCTCAACAAGCGATAGATTTGCTTGGAGGCAATTGGCGCGATGCAGGAAGTCAAAAACATCGGTCCGCGTTGAGAGCTTGCCGGCAGGCCATAAACGGTGGCGTTTCCGCCGATGTCGCAAGAGAAGTTTTTGTCGAAGCTGCCCGGGAGGCGCATATTTTGGTTGAATGA
- a CDS encoding chloride channel protein: MKLDHANPSHLRDFTTDARVLLVAAIAVVVATAGLFAGIALLKLIRLATNIAYFGQFTLADLKLEDTPLGYASVLVPVIGALLIGLMARFGSEKIRGHGIPEAIEAILLGRSKLDAKVAILKPLSSAISIGSGGPFGAEGPIIMTGGAIGSLIAQMLPVSDNERKTLLVAGAAAGMTTVFGTPIAAIMLAVELLLFEWTPRSFIPVAVAAIIAEVERTVLHLPGPIFPFQGGMEVSFIGLTGWISIGVAAGLLSGLLTQMVYACEDGFQRLPIHWMWWPMLGGLVVGIGGLIEPRALGVGYDNIADMLDGRTLATAAFILLVVKAIIWSVALGSGTSGGVLAPLLIMGGAMGAVLAGVLPAADPGFWALLAMAATMGGTMRAPLTATFFAVELTGNTHVLVPLIAACAAAHAVTVLLLKRSILTEKIARRGHHLVREYRVDPFALTRVREVMTSEVESVPATMTLHGAAAFLTAPETQHPSFPVVNEDGHVLGLIDPPAILRWRRAGTHRTTTLGALLAGSKVTLAYPDEYLEGLSDKLLLANVSHLPVVTREGSQLVGYVGWKDLMRVRSRKQAEERERSTLLGFGTRLRKQDGAEQDRVG, translated from the coding sequence ATGAAACTTGATCACGCCAACCCCAGCCATCTCCGAGATTTTACGACCGATGCAAGGGTGCTGCTGGTCGCCGCCATTGCGGTGGTGGTGGCGACGGCGGGGCTGTTTGCCGGCATCGCGCTCTTGAAGCTGATCCGGCTCGCCACCAACATCGCCTATTTTGGCCAGTTCACTCTCGCCGATCTGAAACTCGAAGACACGCCACTCGGCTATGCCTCAGTCCTCGTGCCGGTGATCGGCGCGCTGCTCATCGGCCTGATGGCGCGCTTCGGCAGTGAGAAGATCCGCGGCCACGGCATTCCCGAAGCCATAGAGGCGATCCTGCTCGGGCGGTCAAAACTCGACGCCAAGGTGGCGATCCTGAAGCCGCTGTCGTCGGCGATCTCGATCGGCTCCGGCGGTCCCTTCGGCGCCGAAGGCCCGATCATCATGACGGGCGGCGCGATCGGCTCGCTGATCGCGCAGATGCTGCCGGTGAGCGATAATGAACGCAAGACGCTGTTGGTGGCAGGTGCGGCGGCCGGCATGACCACCGTCTTCGGCACACCGATTGCCGCAATCATGCTGGCGGTGGAACTGCTGCTCTTCGAATGGACGCCGCGCTCCTTCATTCCCGTGGCGGTCGCGGCGATCATCGCCGAAGTGGAGCGCACCGTGCTGCATCTACCCGGACCGATCTTCCCGTTCCAGGGCGGCATGGAAGTGTCCTTCATCGGCCTTACCGGCTGGATCTCGATCGGCGTTGCGGCCGGCCTGTTGTCGGGGCTGCTGACGCAGATGGTCTATGCCTGCGAGGACGGCTTCCAGAGGCTGCCCATCCACTGGATGTGGTGGCCGATGTTAGGCGGCCTGGTGGTGGGCATAGGCGGGCTGATCGAGCCGCGGGCGCTCGGCGTCGGCTATGACAACATCGCCGACATGCTGGACGGCCGCACGCTCGCCACCGCCGCATTCATCCTGCTGGTGGTCAAGGCCATCATCTGGTCGGTGGCGCTTGGTTCGGGAACGTCCGGGGGCGTGCTGGCGCCGCTGCTGATCATGGGTGGGGCGATGGGAGCAGTGCTCGCCGGCGTTCTGCCTGCGGCGGACCCGGGCTTCTGGGCGCTGCTGGCAATGGCCGCCACCATGGGCGGCACGATGCGGGCGCCGCTGACCGCGACCTTCTTCGCCGTCGAGTTGACCGGCAACACGCATGTGCTGGTGCCGCTGATAGCGGCCTGTGCGGCAGCGCACGCCGTCACCGTGCTCTTGCTGAAGCGTTCGATCCTGACCGAGAAGATCGCCAGAAGGGGACACCATCTGGTTCGCGAATATCGCGTCGATCCCTTTGCCTTGACCAGGGTGCGGGAGGTCATGACCTCAGAGGTCGAGAGTGTGCCAGCGACGATGACGCTGCATGGCGCCGCAGCATTCCTGACCGCCCCGGAGACGCAGCATCCGAGCTTCCCAGTGGTGAACGAAGACGGGCATGTACTTGGCCTCATCGACCCCCCGGCGATCCTACGTTGGAGACGTGCCGGCACCCATCGCACCACGACGCTTGGCGCGTTGCTGGCCGGCAGCAAGGTGACGCTCGCCTATCCGGATGAGTATCTCGAGGGCCTTTCCGACAAACTGCTGCTGGCCAACGTCTCCCATCTGCCCGTCGTCACCCGTGAAGGTTCGCAGCTGGTCGGCTATGTCGGCTGGAAGGATCTGATGCGCGTGCGGTCGAGGAAACAGGCCGAGGAGCGCGAACGTTCGACCTTGCTTGGCTTCGGCACCCGCCTTAGAAAACAGGATGGCGCTGAACAAGACCGCGTTGGTTGA